A window of the Bufo gargarizans isolate SCDJY-AF-19 chromosome 1, ASM1485885v1, whole genome shotgun sequence genome harbors these coding sequences:
- the LOC122925017 gene encoding zinc finger protein OZF-like, giving the protein MMGDPLCMSEVEEDNVTTVLTENPSENSEGNVISLSDKVEDEDIVQLSSAENLIPFNVHPGLHCTGLSYNPPNHEEPFPDQSEIDTPYTGQKDGDNFQFGKEFIESSNLYTNRSIDTEERPFSCSLREKTFADKSSLLRYVKSFRREKPYSCSECGKCFTHQSILLTHQRIHTGEKPYLCSECGKCFTHQSDFIKHQRIHTGVKPYSCAECGKSFSNRSNLVTHQRSHTGEKPYSCSECGKRFITKCNVRYHQRVHTGEKPFSCSECGKSFTDKSSLVRHERSHTGENLYSCSECGKSFTNKSGFARHERSHTGEKPYSCSVCEKSYTEKSRLVRHERSHTLETLFSCSECEKSFTDKSSLVKHKRIHTGEKPFSCSDCGKCFKYQSDLIKHHRIHTGEKPYSCSDCGKCFTHQSDLIKHRRIHTGEKPYSCSECGKCFTNKSNLVTHQKRHTGEKQYSSSESGRHFITKGKVNDDHRNHTGETPSTCLLYENSFTD; this is encoded by the coding sequence TCTTGACAGAAAATCCCAGTGAGAATTCTGAGGGAAATGTCATATCACTAAGTGATAAAGTAGAAGATGAAGATATCGTGCAGCTCTCTTCAGCAGAAAACCTgattccctttaatgtacatccaggacttcacTGTACAGGTCTATCATATAATCCCCCTAATCATGAGGAACCTTTTCCTGACCAATCAGAGATTGATACCCCATATACAGGTCAGAAAGATGGTGACAATTTTCAATTTGGTAAAGAATTCATAGAAAGCTCAAATCTTTATACAAACAGAAGTATTGACACAGAGgagaggccattttcatgttcactaCGTGAGAAGACCTTTGCAGATAAATCAAGTCTTCTTAGATATGTGAAAAGTTTCAGAAGGGAGAAGCCTTACTCctgctcagaatgtggaaaatgttttacacatCAATCAATTCTtcttacacatcagagaattcacacaggagagaagccgtatttatgttcagaatgtgggaaatgtttcacacATCAGTCAGATtttattaaacatcagagaattcatacaggagtaaagccatattcatgcgcagaatgtgggaaatctttttcAAATAGATCAAATCTAGTgacacatcagagaagtcacacaggagagaagccgtattcatgttcagaatgtgggaaacgcTTTATTACAAAATGCAACGTCCGGTACcatcagagagttcacacaggggagaagccattttcatgttcagaatgtgggaagtcctttacagataaatcaagtcttgttagacatgaaagaagtcacacaggagagaatctgtattcatgttcagaatgtggaaagtcCTTTACAAATAAATCAGGTTTTGctagacatgagagaagtcatacaggtgagaagccatattcatgttcagtatGTGAGAAGTCCTATACCGAAAAATCAAGGCTTGTTAGACATGAAAGAAGTCACACGTTAGAGACAttgttttcatgttcagaatgtgagaagtcctttacagataaatcaagtcttgttaaacataagagaattcacacaggagagaagccattttcatgttcagactgtgggaaatgttttaaatatCAATCAGATCTTATTAAACAtcacagaattcacacaggagagaagccgtattcatgttcagactgtgggaaatgttttacacatcaATCAGATCTTATTAAACAtcggagaattcacacaggagagaagccgtattcatgttcagaatgtgggaaatgttttacaaataaatcaaATCTGGTTACGCATcaaaaacgtcacacaggagagaagcagtATTCAAGTTCAGAAAGTGGGAGACATTTTATTACAAAAGGCAAAGTTAATGATGATCacagaaatcacacaggggaaaCGCCCTCTACATGTTTACTATATGAGAACTCCTTTACTGATTAA